CGCGAACGTCAGCAGCATCCCTCCGATGACTCGGTAGGGCCATCGAGACTGGGAGCGCAGCTCATCGCCCGTCATGATCGCATGGAGTGCGAGCTCGGGGTCGAGCCTTCGCACTTCCCGCCTGACGGCGGGAACCACGGCGTCGGCCGAGCCGGAAGACCCACGGACGATGAGGCGCAGCGAGCCCGAGGGCGCATAGCGAAAGGGCAGGTAGACGGTGGGCTCGGGCTGGAACCTCCGGTGCCGCAACGTCGGCGCGACGCCCACGAGGGTGAGCCACGGAGTCTCCTCTCCTGAGCGCGGATCCGTGAGGCGGATGCGCTCACCCAGAGGTTCCCCACCGGGGAGATAGCGTGACACGAAGGCATCGTTGACGATGGCTGTCGTGTAACCCGGGCCACCGTCGCGGCTCGTGAAAGCACGACCCTCACGAAGGCCGATTCCCAGCGTTTCGAAATAACGCGGACCGACGGTAAGAAACGCGACCGTAGGGGGAGAATCCTCAGGAAGCGGGCGTGCTTCCAGAGCGAGAGCTCGCGAAGCGGCATTGGCGAAAGGAACGGTGCTGGATAGAGTGGACGAAGCGATGACGTCGACGGAGTCGAGCGCCCGATGGAGGCGCTCCAGCAACTGGAATCTCTCTTCGTCGGTTTCGTATCGCGGCGCCGGAAGCGTCAGCCCCATCGTGGTCATCTCCGACGTGTCGACGGCGAGGTCGGCTTCATAGATGGCGAGGAAGCTCCGCATCATCAAGCCCGCGCTCGTCATCAGAACGAGCGTCACCCCAAGCTCTACCACGGTGAGCGCGAAGTCGAACCGACGGATCCCACCGTGCGCAGGCGCCTTCCTAACCGCGAGATGAAGGGCGGGCGCGAGGCCGAATAGGAGTATCGAGAAGGCGGACACCGTGGCCAGATACAAGACAACGCGCACATCCATGGTGAAGTGAATCCAGTACGGGCGTGTGATCCCCTCGATGGCGGCAGCGAAGCCGCGGAGACCTAATGCGGAGAGCGCCAGGCCAGAAAGCCCGGCGAAAAGCGCGAGCAGGGCGCTTTCAATGAGTAGCTGCCTCGCGATCTGCCAGCGCGTGGCTCCCAGCGCTACCCGAAAAGCGATTTCCCGTTGGCGATGGAAACCGCGAGCGAAGAGGAGCCCGGAGACGTTCGCGCAGGCGACGACGAGGACAAAGAGCGCGGACAACATCGAAAACGAGAGCATCGGGTCACCGGTGAGCGTTCCGGTGAAAGGCTTTACGTCCGGAACGAGGCTTTCGTTCGCGAGGGATTGTAGCGACGCCCGTGCCTGATCCACCGAAACGCCCGTGCCGAGCTTGCCCACGAGCTCGAGCTCGCGGGCGTCGCGCCGGTTGCGATCGAGGCCCGGCATCTGTGCGAGGGGCTGCCACAGGTCGGCGTAGAAGTCGAAGGCGAAGCCCTCGGGCATCACGCCCACGACGGTCGCATCCACTCCGTTGACGCGGAGCGTCCGGCCGATGACGCCGGGATCTCCTTCGTAGCGACTCCGCCAGACCTGCGAGCCCAGGACGACGACGGGCACGGCCCCGGGCCGGTCGTCCGCCGCGGTCAGGTATCGACCCTCGGCGGCCGGCACGCCGAGAAGGGAGAAGCCCGATGAGGAAATATAGAGACCGGGGAACTGCTCCGCGGCACGCTCGTCGCCGCTGAGGGTGAACGAAGTTTTGCGGAACGCGGCGATGCCCTCGAGCCCGGAAGCCAGAGAAAAATCCTCGAAATCGCGAAACGAGACACCGCTATCTCTTCCGGCGTCATCGCGAGGGTAGTGAATCCTGACGATGCGCTCTGGCTCTTCGACGGGCAGGCCCCGGAGCCGAGTCGCGTTCACGACCGCGAAGACCGTCGTGCTCACGCCGATGGCGAGACCGAGCGCCACGACCGCGGCGGCGGTGAATCCCGGGGTTCTGCGAAGCATGCGTGCAGCGATGCGTGCGTCACGACTCCAGGCGTCGAGATGGACGAAGCCCCGTGCCTCCCAGTGGCGGTCGCGAACCGCCGAGATGCTTCCGAACTGCGCCCTCGCCCGGGCTCGAGCTTCCGGCTCGCTCATGCCGCGACGAACGTACTCATCGGTGAGGAGTGCCAGATGGGTCTCGATCTCCTCCGCGAGATCGGCATCCAACCGTCTTCTTGCGAACACGTCCCTGAGGCGCGTCAGGAAGACGACGATCTTCGATCTCACCGGCTTGGCTCGCCCTCGGTTAGTCGAATGAGCTGCTCGATGATCCCGGAGACGCGCCGCCAGTTCTCCGTCTCTTCCAAGAGGCGCTTCCGCCCGGACTTGGTGACGGCGTAGAACTTCGCTCGCCGGTTGTTCTCCGACACGCCCCACGTCGCCGAGATCCATCGCTGCTGCTGAAGGCGCACGAGCGATGCGTAGACCGTGCCCTCGTTCAGCTTGAGAGCGTTCTCGCTTACTTGCTCGATGCGACGGGCGATCCCGTATCCATGAAGGGGACCCATCGATGCGAGGGTCCGGAGCACCATGAGGTCGAGGGTGCCCTGCAACACGTCGACCCGATCTTCCGAAGGGCTCCGCCTCTTTCCTTTGGCCATCCCATAGGAATTCTAGTCGACAGAACTTCGCAATACAAGTCCGAAATTTACGTAATCGGTTTCGCGACGGAAAGGGCTAGGGGTAGCATGGGGAGTGTCCTGGGAGCCGAGTCGCCTTTCCGGCGCCATCGAAGCGCCCTTTCCCGTATCGCCTCGCCCGCAGCTCGCAACTCTCGTAAAAGAGGTCCCCGCAGGGGACGACTGGCTGCACGAGATCAAGCACGACGGCTATCGCCTCTTGTGCTCCATTCGGGACGGACGCGCGCGTCTCCTCAGCCGGAACGGTCTGGACTGGACGGACAAGCTCTCGCGCCTGGCGTCGAGCGCGAAAGAGCTCCCGGCGCGCGAAGCGGTTCTCGATGGAGAGATCGTGATCCTTCGTTCCGACGGGACCTCCGATTTCCAGGCCCTTCAGAAAACGATCGGAGGCGCCAACCCATCGGGGCTCACGTACTATCTCTTTGACGTCATCTACGGTGACGGCCGCGATCTGCGTCACGTGCCCCTCGTCGACAGGAAAGAGCTCCTCCGGTCGCTCCTCGAAGGCACTCCCTCCGATCGACTGCAGTACAGCGAGCACGTGCAAGGCCATGGGGCAGCGGTTCTCGAGAGGGCATGCGCCCTCGGAGCCGAGGGCATCGTCTCCAAGCTTCGAACGAGCTTCTACGAGCCGCGACGGACGCGCACATGGCTCAAGATCAAGTG
The Vicinamibacteria bacterium genome window above contains:
- a CDS encoding ADOP family duplicated permease, yielding MRSKIVVFLTRLRDVFARRRLDADLAEEIETHLALLTDEYVRRGMSEPEARARARAQFGSISAVRDRHWEARGFVHLDAWSRDARIAARMLRRTPGFTAAAVVALGLAIGVSTTVFAVVNATRLRGLPVEEPERIVRIHYPRDDAGRDSGVSFRDFEDFSLASGLEGIAAFRKTSFTLSGDERAAEQFPGLYISSSGFSLLGVPAAEGRYLTAADDRPGAVPVVVLGSQVWRSRYEGDPGVIGRTLRVNGVDATVVGVMPEGFAFDFYADLWQPLAQMPGLDRNRRDARELELVGKLGTGVSVDQARASLQSLANESLVPDVKPFTGTLTGDPMLSFSMLSALFVLVVACANVSGLLFARGFHRQREIAFRVALGATRWQIARQLLIESALLALFAGLSGLALSALGLRGFAAAIEGITRPYWIHFTMDVRVVLYLATVSAFSILLFGLAPALHLAVRKAPAHGGIRRFDFALTVVELGVTLVLMTSAGLMMRSFLAIYEADLAVDTSEMTTMGLTLPAPRYETDEERFQLLERLHRALDSVDVIASSTLSSTVPFANAASRALALEARPLPEDSPPTVAFLTVGPRYFETLGIGLREGRAFTSRDGGPGYTTAIVNDAFVSRYLPGGEPLGERIRLTDPRSGEETPWLTLVGVAPTLRHRRFQPEPTVYLPFRYAPSGSLRLIVRGSSGSADAVVPAVRREVRRLDPELALHAIMTGDELRSQSRWPYRVIGGMLLTFAVIALVIAAVGIYAVTAHAVTKRYQELGIRRALGATDRDLTWLVALPVSTQLASGLVLGGLGTLAAGRLLSSFLVDTSSNDALTFGVVATLLAIAAALSCAIPARRAMRIEPGRALRYE
- the ligD gene encoding non-homologous end-joining DNA ligase; the protein is MSWEPSRLSGAIEAPFPVSPRPQLATLVKEVPAGDDWLHEIKHDGYRLLCSIRDGRARLLSRNGLDWTDKLSRLASSAKELPAREAVLDGEIVILRSDGTSDFQALQKTIGGANPSGLTYYLFDVIYGDGRDLRHVPLVDRKELLRSLLEGTPSDRLQYSEHVQGHGAAVLERACALGAEGIVSKLRTSFYEPRRTRTWLKIKCSHRQEFVVVGYTEPEGSRTGFGALLLAVYDEERRLVFSGQVGTGFTEKMLQDLMVLLEERAQDEPPFESTPRELKRAHWVRPELVAEVEFTEWTSDGRLRHPSFKGLRFDKPPSEVRR
- a CDS encoding PadR family transcriptional regulator is translated as MAKGKRRSPSEDRVDVLQGTLDLMVLRTLASMGPLHGYGIARRIEQVSENALKLNEGTVYASLVRLQQQRWISATWGVSENNRRAKFYAVTKSGRKRLLEETENWRRVSGIIEQLIRLTEGEPSR